One Scleropages formosus chromosome 8, fSclFor1.1, whole genome shotgun sequence DNA window includes the following coding sequences:
- the mrtfbb gene encoding myocardin-related transcription factor B isoform X1 gives MELQGMLGVEADNRVLGVLVPSPRSEAVAHELQELSLQPSQNLPPLNERKNALQLRLQQRRTREQLVDQGIMPPLKSPASFHGQIRSLERARTENFLKHKIRSRPERSELVRMHILQVSEELWTSGGHWGEHPGETSSESVAEPSLQATQLKLKRARLADDLNEKIAQRPGPMELVEKNILPVDSSVKEAIIDGEVDYPRIRDVYTFDDDSGDALSPEQPASQESQGSEASPAGPRPSDASSPTGASAIQYHPPASQPAPDHAKQVSANEQPVSQVTTTPQPINTTAPPSKPGPTLIKQSQPKLPGDKNRSKRSKEVKPRVKKLKYHQYIPPDQKQEASEAPMDSSYARLLQQQQLFLQLQILSQQQQHYNYQTIPPPASTKVEEVPLPKIKRSHVLCRAGLNGQANSNSAAVSSQSNQPTSIVVSLPSATPSHPNQTLPGRKPGPILGNLDELKVADLKSELKSRGLPVSGTKMDLIERLRPYQESTIPAATTDTHQRASESMNTTPPVSPGPSELSNVSAEEVGMADRSCESPFRNPLVLGDDSACGEHRLSEKDRRLHEKERQIAELMRKLEEEQRLVEELKMQLEMEKRTQQGVSLLPEGSPPPAIKEENRNSSSCSAQPQGSPAQPQGSPARPMGIKLEEPLHPSPPASQSATLPQFFITSQQVAQVLRPPQALLATQSGTQILLPVSLPASSSTIQLSSNSISLQAQPVLQAGISSANPALIQPSSPHLQLQNSETLTAQQPPGQTHHVAQEFQVCTTSSSGFQYSPTRCQSRTEVPQGFRNSPPEHRHSPGASPSHTLLNGTTNKPPSPSQPAFNLPPPAFTSHTPKSKDPPRYEEAVRQTRGLRTSVQVPTATSQQMDDLFDILIESGEISPFIKEEPPCSTKMLTANITMLPVATAQSRPPAQVQTAPPPSRLTALASDQQLEALLEAAESPGLRLMEDLLEQPESPMETSELNFAEPPPTSTFDLQDTRLDSMDWLDLTVPVPPGSLGALEVPPGGGVFSSELLDNAHDLQLHWS, from the exons CCCTCCAGCTCCGACTCCAGCAGAGACGTACAAGAGAGCAGCTCGTGGACCAGGGCATCATGCCAC caCTGAAGAGCCCTGCCAGCTTCCACGGGCAGATCCGGAGCTTGGAGAGAGCCCGG ACGGAGAACTTCCTTAAGCACAAGATCCGCAGCCGTCCAGAGCGCTCGGAGCTGGTTCGAATGCACATCCTGCAAG TGTCAGAGGAGCTGTGGACCTCTGGAGGGCACTGGGGAGAACATCCTGGAGAGACATCATCAG AGTCGGTGGCGGAGCCCTCACTGCAGGCCACGCAGCTAAAGCTGAAGCGGGCACGGCTGGCAGACGACCTCAACGAGAAGATTGCCCAGCGGCCTGGCCCCATGGAGTTGGTAGAGAAGAACATCTTACCCGTGGACTCCAGCGTCAAGGAGGCCATCATTG ATGGAGAGGTGGACTACCCCAGGATTCGAGACGTGTACACCTTTGACGATGACAGCGGTGACGCCCTGTCCCCCGAGCAGCCCGCCAGTCAGGAGTCCCAGGGATCGGAGGCATCTCCTGCAGGTCCTAGGCCGAGCGATGCCTCCTCGCCGACTGGAGCCTCAGCCATACAG TACCACCCGCCTGCCTCCCAGCCTGCCCCGGACCACGCGAAGCAGGTTTCCGCCAATGAGCAGCCAGTAAGCCAAGTGACAACCACTCCTCAGCCGATCAACACCACAGCCCCGCCTTCCAAGCCTGGGCCTACTTTAATCAAG CAAAGTCAGCCAAAATTACCTGGCGACAAGAACCGCAGCAAGAGAAGCAAAGAGGTCAAGCCGCGCGTGAAGAAACTCAAGTACCACCAGTACATCCCACCGGATCAGAAGCAAGAGGCAAGCGAAGCGCCCATGGATTCTTCCTACGCAcgtctcctgcagcagcagcagctattCCTACAGCTGCAGATCCTCagtcaacagcagcagcactacaaCTACCAGACCATCCCACCGCCAGCCTCAACAAA AGTTGAGGAAGTCCCTCTCCCCAAAATCAAACGCTCACATGTCCTCTGCAGGGCAGGGCTGAACGGGCAGGCTAATAGCAACAGTGCAGCCGTGAGCAGTCAAAGCAATCAGCCCACCTCCATTGTGGTGTCTCTGCCATCAGCAACTCCATCCCATCCCAACCAGACTCTGCCAGGTCGCAAACCTGGTCCCATCCTGGGCAACCTGGATGAACTGAAG gTGGCAGACCTGAAATCGGAGCTGAAGTCAAGGGGTCTTCCTGTGTCGGGCACCAAGATGGACTTAATTGAACGACTGAGACCGTACCAGGAGAGCACAATTCCCGCAGCCACCACAGACACCCACCAGAGGGCATCGGAAAGTATGAACACTACACCCCCCGTGTCCCCAGGACCTTCTGAGCTCTCCAATGTCAGCGCCGAAGAGGTGGGGATGGCAGACCGTTCATGCGAAAGCCCTTTCAGAAACCCACTAGTCCTGGGGGATGATTCAGCCTGCGGAGAGCATAGGCTCTCCGAGAAGGACCGGCGTCTCCATGAAAAAGAGCGTCAAATTGCAGAGTTAATGCgcaagctggaggaggagcagcgacTGGTCGAGGAGCTGAAgatgcagctggagatggagaagagGACCCAGCAGGGGGTGTCACTGCTGCCCGAGGGTAGCCCACCCCCTGCCATCAAAGAGGAGAACAGGAATTCTTCGAGCTGCTCTGCCCAGCCCCAGGGAAGCCCTGCCCAGCCCCAGGGCAGCCCTGCCCGCCCTATGGGGATCAAACTAGAGGAGCCCCTTCACCCTTCGCCACCTGCATCCCAGTCGGCCACATTACCACAATTTTTCATCACttcacagcaggtggcgcaagtCCTCAGGCCTCCCCAGGCACTGCTGGCCACCCAGTCTGGCACACAGATCCTACTGCCCGTCTCCCTAccagccagcagcagcaccatccAGCTGTCTTCCAACAGCATCAGTCTGCAG GCTCAACCAGTCCTCCAAGCTGGCATCTCTTCGGCAAACCCAGCCCTCATCCAGCCGTCTtctccccacctccagcttcagAACAGTGAAACATTGACAGCCCAGCAGCCACCTGGCCAGACCCATCACGTGGCTCAG GAGTTCCAAGTGTGCACCACTTCCAGCTCCGGGTTCCAGTACAGCCCCACCCGGTGCCAGTCCAGAACAGAGGTTCCCCAGGGTTTCCGCAACAGCCCCCCGGAACACCGCCATTCTCCAGGAGCTTCTCCCAGCCATACACTCCTCAATGGGACCACAAATAAG cctccctccccctcccaacCAGCTTTCAACCTCCCGCCTCCTGCTTTCACCAGCCACACTCCCAAGAGCAAAGACCCTCCCCGTTACGAGGAGGCCGTCAGGCAGACACGTGGACTCCGGACATCTGTACAG GTTCCCACAGCCACCAGCCAGCAGATGGATGACCTGTTTGATATACTGATTGAAAGTGGAG AGATCTCACCCTTCATTAAGGAGGAACCACCCTGCTCGACTAAGATGCTAACCGCCAACATCACGATGCTGCCTGTCGCCACCGCGCAGTCTCGCCCCCCGGCTCAGGTGcagactgcaccccctccatcccGTCTTACAGCGCTGGCCTCGGATCAACAGCTGGAGGCCCTGCTGGAGGCTGCGGAGTCACCAGGGTTGCGCTTGATGGAGGACCTACTGGAGCAACCAGAATCCCCGATGGAGACCTCGGAGCTGAACTTTGCAGAGCCGCCTCCCACCTCCACCTTTGACCTCCAAGACACCCGCCTGGACAGCATGGACTGGCTGGACCTAACAGTTCCCGTGCCCCCAGGGTCTCTCGGGGCACTGGAGGTGCCCCCAGGGGGAGGTGTCTTCTCCTCGGAACTCCTCGACAACGCCCATGACCTCCAGCTTCACTGGAGCTGA
- the mrtfbb gene encoding myocardin-related transcription factor B isoform X3, which yields MELQGMLGVEADNRVLGVLVPSPRSEAVAHELQELSLQPSQNLPPLNERKNALQLRLQQRRTREQLVDQGIMPPLKSPASFHGQIRSLERARTENFLKHKIRSRPERSELVRMHILQESVAEPSLQATQLKLKRARLADDLNEKIAQRPGPMELVEKNILPVDSSVKEAIIDGEVDYPRIRDVYTFDDDSGDALSPEQPASQESQGSEASPAGPRPSDASSPTGASAIQYHPPASQPAPDHAKQVSANEQPVSQVTTTPQPINTTAPPSKPGPTLIKQSQPKLPGDKNRSKRSKEVKPRVKKLKYHQYIPPDQKQEASEAPMDSSYARLLQQQQLFLQLQILSQQQQHYNYQTIPPPASTKVEEVPLPKIKRSHVLCRAGLNGQANSNSAAVSSQSNQPTSIVVSLPSATPSHPNQTLPGRKPGPILGNLDELKVADLKSELKSRGLPVSGTKMDLIERLRPYQESTIPAATTDTHQRASESMNTTPPVSPGPSELSNVSAEEVGMADRSCESPFRNPLVLGDDSACGEHRLSEKDRRLHEKERQIAELMRKLEEEQRLVEELKMQLEMEKRTQQGVSLLPEGSPPPAIKEENRNSSSCSAQPQGSPAQPQGSPARPMGIKLEEPLHPSPPASQSATLPQFFITSQQVAQVLRPPQALLATQSGTQILLPVSLPASSSTIQLSSNSISLQAQPVLQAGISSANPALIQPSSPHLQLQNSETLTAQQPPGQTHHVAQEFQVCTTSSSGFQYSPTRCQSRTEVPQGFRNSPPEHRHSPGASPSHTLLNGTTNKPPSPSQPAFNLPPPAFTSHTPKSKDPPRYEEAVRQTRGLRTSVQVPTATSQQMDDLFDILIESGEISPFIKEEPPCSTKMLTANITMLPVATAQSRPPAQVQTAPPPSRLTALASDQQLEALLEAAESPGLRLMEDLLEQPESPMETSELNFAEPPPTSTFDLQDTRLDSMDWLDLTVPVPPGSLGALEVPPGGGVFSSELLDNAHDLQLHWS from the exons CCCTCCAGCTCCGACTCCAGCAGAGACGTACAAGAGAGCAGCTCGTGGACCAGGGCATCATGCCAC caCTGAAGAGCCCTGCCAGCTTCCACGGGCAGATCCGGAGCTTGGAGAGAGCCCGG ACGGAGAACTTCCTTAAGCACAAGATCCGCAGCCGTCCAGAGCGCTCGGAGCTGGTTCGAATGCACATCCTGCAAG AGTCGGTGGCGGAGCCCTCACTGCAGGCCACGCAGCTAAAGCTGAAGCGGGCACGGCTGGCAGACGACCTCAACGAGAAGATTGCCCAGCGGCCTGGCCCCATGGAGTTGGTAGAGAAGAACATCTTACCCGTGGACTCCAGCGTCAAGGAGGCCATCATTG ATGGAGAGGTGGACTACCCCAGGATTCGAGACGTGTACACCTTTGACGATGACAGCGGTGACGCCCTGTCCCCCGAGCAGCCCGCCAGTCAGGAGTCCCAGGGATCGGAGGCATCTCCTGCAGGTCCTAGGCCGAGCGATGCCTCCTCGCCGACTGGAGCCTCAGCCATACAG TACCACCCGCCTGCCTCCCAGCCTGCCCCGGACCACGCGAAGCAGGTTTCCGCCAATGAGCAGCCAGTAAGCCAAGTGACAACCACTCCTCAGCCGATCAACACCACAGCCCCGCCTTCCAAGCCTGGGCCTACTTTAATCAAG CAAAGTCAGCCAAAATTACCTGGCGACAAGAACCGCAGCAAGAGAAGCAAAGAGGTCAAGCCGCGCGTGAAGAAACTCAAGTACCACCAGTACATCCCACCGGATCAGAAGCAAGAGGCAAGCGAAGCGCCCATGGATTCTTCCTACGCAcgtctcctgcagcagcagcagctattCCTACAGCTGCAGATCCTCagtcaacagcagcagcactacaaCTACCAGACCATCCCACCGCCAGCCTCAACAAA AGTTGAGGAAGTCCCTCTCCCCAAAATCAAACGCTCACATGTCCTCTGCAGGGCAGGGCTGAACGGGCAGGCTAATAGCAACAGTGCAGCCGTGAGCAGTCAAAGCAATCAGCCCACCTCCATTGTGGTGTCTCTGCCATCAGCAACTCCATCCCATCCCAACCAGACTCTGCCAGGTCGCAAACCTGGTCCCATCCTGGGCAACCTGGATGAACTGAAG gTGGCAGACCTGAAATCGGAGCTGAAGTCAAGGGGTCTTCCTGTGTCGGGCACCAAGATGGACTTAATTGAACGACTGAGACCGTACCAGGAGAGCACAATTCCCGCAGCCACCACAGACACCCACCAGAGGGCATCGGAAAGTATGAACACTACACCCCCCGTGTCCCCAGGACCTTCTGAGCTCTCCAATGTCAGCGCCGAAGAGGTGGGGATGGCAGACCGTTCATGCGAAAGCCCTTTCAGAAACCCACTAGTCCTGGGGGATGATTCAGCCTGCGGAGAGCATAGGCTCTCCGAGAAGGACCGGCGTCTCCATGAAAAAGAGCGTCAAATTGCAGAGTTAATGCgcaagctggaggaggagcagcgacTGGTCGAGGAGCTGAAgatgcagctggagatggagaagagGACCCAGCAGGGGGTGTCACTGCTGCCCGAGGGTAGCCCACCCCCTGCCATCAAAGAGGAGAACAGGAATTCTTCGAGCTGCTCTGCCCAGCCCCAGGGAAGCCCTGCCCAGCCCCAGGGCAGCCCTGCCCGCCCTATGGGGATCAAACTAGAGGAGCCCCTTCACCCTTCGCCACCTGCATCCCAGTCGGCCACATTACCACAATTTTTCATCACttcacagcaggtggcgcaagtCCTCAGGCCTCCCCAGGCACTGCTGGCCACCCAGTCTGGCACACAGATCCTACTGCCCGTCTCCCTAccagccagcagcagcaccatccAGCTGTCTTCCAACAGCATCAGTCTGCAG GCTCAACCAGTCCTCCAAGCTGGCATCTCTTCGGCAAACCCAGCCCTCATCCAGCCGTCTtctccccacctccagcttcagAACAGTGAAACATTGACAGCCCAGCAGCCACCTGGCCAGACCCATCACGTGGCTCAG GAGTTCCAAGTGTGCACCACTTCCAGCTCCGGGTTCCAGTACAGCCCCACCCGGTGCCAGTCCAGAACAGAGGTTCCCCAGGGTTTCCGCAACAGCCCCCCGGAACACCGCCATTCTCCAGGAGCTTCTCCCAGCCATACACTCCTCAATGGGACCACAAATAAG cctccctccccctcccaacCAGCTTTCAACCTCCCGCCTCCTGCTTTCACCAGCCACACTCCCAAGAGCAAAGACCCTCCCCGTTACGAGGAGGCCGTCAGGCAGACACGTGGACTCCGGACATCTGTACAG GTTCCCACAGCCACCAGCCAGCAGATGGATGACCTGTTTGATATACTGATTGAAAGTGGAG AGATCTCACCCTTCATTAAGGAGGAACCACCCTGCTCGACTAAGATGCTAACCGCCAACATCACGATGCTGCCTGTCGCCACCGCGCAGTCTCGCCCCCCGGCTCAGGTGcagactgcaccccctccatcccGTCTTACAGCGCTGGCCTCGGATCAACAGCTGGAGGCCCTGCTGGAGGCTGCGGAGTCACCAGGGTTGCGCTTGATGGAGGACCTACTGGAGCAACCAGAATCCCCGATGGAGACCTCGGAGCTGAACTTTGCAGAGCCGCCTCCCACCTCCACCTTTGACCTCCAAGACACCCGCCTGGACAGCATGGACTGGCTGGACCTAACAGTTCCCGTGCCCCCAGGGTCTCTCGGGGCACTGGAGGTGCCCCCAGGGGGAGGTGTCTTCTCCTCGGAACTCCTCGACAACGCCCATGACCTCCAGCTTCACTGGAGCTGA
- the mrtfbb gene encoding myocardin-related transcription factor B isoform X5: MELQGMLGVEADNRVLGVLVPSPRSEAVAHELQELSLQPSQNLPPLNERKNALQLRLQQRRTREQLVDQGIMPPLKSPASFHGQIRSLERARTENFLKHKIRSRPERSELVRMHILQESVAEPSLQATQLKLKRARLADDLNEKIAQRPGPMELVEKNILPVDSSVKEAIIDGEVDYPRIRDVYTFDDDSGDALSPEQPASQESQGSEASPAGPRPSDASSPTGASAIQYHPPASQPAPDHAKQVSANEQPVSQVTTTPQPINTTAPPSKPGPTLIKQSQPKLPGDKNRSKRSKEVKPRVKKLKYHQYIPPDQKQEASEAPMDSSYARLLQQQQLFLQLQILSQQQQHYNYQTIPPPASTKAGLNGQANSNSAAVSSQSNQPTSIVVSLPSATPSHPNQTLPGRKPGPILGNLDELKVADLKSELKSRGLPVSGTKMDLIERLRPYQESTIPAATTDTHQRASESMNTTPPVSPGPSELSNVSAEEVGMADRSCESPFRNPLVLGDDSACGEHRLSEKDRRLHEKERQIAELMRKLEEEQRLVEELKMQLEMEKRTQQGVSLLPEGSPPPAIKEENRNSSSCSAQPQGSPAQPQGSPARPMGIKLEEPLHPSPPASQSATLPQFFITSQQVAQVLRPPQALLATQSGTQILLPVSLPASSSTIQLSSNSISLQAQPVLQAGISSANPALIQPSSPHLQLQNSETLTAQQPPGQTHHVAQEFQVCTTSSSGFQYSPTRCQSRTEVPQGFRNSPPEHRHSPGASPSHTLLNGTTNKPPSPSQPAFNLPPPAFTSHTPKSKDPPRYEEAVRQTRGLRTSVQVPTATSQQMDDLFDILIESGEISPFIKEEPPCSTKMLTANITMLPVATAQSRPPAQVQTAPPPSRLTALASDQQLEALLEAAESPGLRLMEDLLEQPESPMETSELNFAEPPPTSTFDLQDTRLDSMDWLDLTVPVPPGSLGALEVPPGGGVFSSELLDNAHDLQLHWS; the protein is encoded by the exons CCCTCCAGCTCCGACTCCAGCAGAGACGTACAAGAGAGCAGCTCGTGGACCAGGGCATCATGCCAC caCTGAAGAGCCCTGCCAGCTTCCACGGGCAGATCCGGAGCTTGGAGAGAGCCCGG ACGGAGAACTTCCTTAAGCACAAGATCCGCAGCCGTCCAGAGCGCTCGGAGCTGGTTCGAATGCACATCCTGCAAG AGTCGGTGGCGGAGCCCTCACTGCAGGCCACGCAGCTAAAGCTGAAGCGGGCACGGCTGGCAGACGACCTCAACGAGAAGATTGCCCAGCGGCCTGGCCCCATGGAGTTGGTAGAGAAGAACATCTTACCCGTGGACTCCAGCGTCAAGGAGGCCATCATTG ATGGAGAGGTGGACTACCCCAGGATTCGAGACGTGTACACCTTTGACGATGACAGCGGTGACGCCCTGTCCCCCGAGCAGCCCGCCAGTCAGGAGTCCCAGGGATCGGAGGCATCTCCTGCAGGTCCTAGGCCGAGCGATGCCTCCTCGCCGACTGGAGCCTCAGCCATACAG TACCACCCGCCTGCCTCCCAGCCTGCCCCGGACCACGCGAAGCAGGTTTCCGCCAATGAGCAGCCAGTAAGCCAAGTGACAACCACTCCTCAGCCGATCAACACCACAGCCCCGCCTTCCAAGCCTGGGCCTACTTTAATCAAG CAAAGTCAGCCAAAATTACCTGGCGACAAGAACCGCAGCAAGAGAAGCAAAGAGGTCAAGCCGCGCGTGAAGAAACTCAAGTACCACCAGTACATCCCACCGGATCAGAAGCAAGAGGCAAGCGAAGCGCCCATGGATTCTTCCTACGCAcgtctcctgcagcagcagcagctattCCTACAGCTGCAGATCCTCagtcaacagcagcagcactacaaCTACCAGACCATCCCACCGCCAGCCTCAACAAA GGCAGGGCTGAACGGGCAGGCTAATAGCAACAGTGCAGCCGTGAGCAGTCAAAGCAATCAGCCCACCTCCATTGTGGTGTCTCTGCCATCAGCAACTCCATCCCATCCCAACCAGACTCTGCCAGGTCGCAAACCTGGTCCCATCCTGGGCAACCTGGATGAACTGAAG gTGGCAGACCTGAAATCGGAGCTGAAGTCAAGGGGTCTTCCTGTGTCGGGCACCAAGATGGACTTAATTGAACGACTGAGACCGTACCAGGAGAGCACAATTCCCGCAGCCACCACAGACACCCACCAGAGGGCATCGGAAAGTATGAACACTACACCCCCCGTGTCCCCAGGACCTTCTGAGCTCTCCAATGTCAGCGCCGAAGAGGTGGGGATGGCAGACCGTTCATGCGAAAGCCCTTTCAGAAACCCACTAGTCCTGGGGGATGATTCAGCCTGCGGAGAGCATAGGCTCTCCGAGAAGGACCGGCGTCTCCATGAAAAAGAGCGTCAAATTGCAGAGTTAATGCgcaagctggaggaggagcagcgacTGGTCGAGGAGCTGAAgatgcagctggagatggagaagagGACCCAGCAGGGGGTGTCACTGCTGCCCGAGGGTAGCCCACCCCCTGCCATCAAAGAGGAGAACAGGAATTCTTCGAGCTGCTCTGCCCAGCCCCAGGGAAGCCCTGCCCAGCCCCAGGGCAGCCCTGCCCGCCCTATGGGGATCAAACTAGAGGAGCCCCTTCACCCTTCGCCACCTGCATCCCAGTCGGCCACATTACCACAATTTTTCATCACttcacagcaggtggcgcaagtCCTCAGGCCTCCCCAGGCACTGCTGGCCACCCAGTCTGGCACACAGATCCTACTGCCCGTCTCCCTAccagccagcagcagcaccatccAGCTGTCTTCCAACAGCATCAGTCTGCAG GCTCAACCAGTCCTCCAAGCTGGCATCTCTTCGGCAAACCCAGCCCTCATCCAGCCGTCTtctccccacctccagcttcagAACAGTGAAACATTGACAGCCCAGCAGCCACCTGGCCAGACCCATCACGTGGCTCAG GAGTTCCAAGTGTGCACCACTTCCAGCTCCGGGTTCCAGTACAGCCCCACCCGGTGCCAGTCCAGAACAGAGGTTCCCCAGGGTTTCCGCAACAGCCCCCCGGAACACCGCCATTCTCCAGGAGCTTCTCCCAGCCATACACTCCTCAATGGGACCACAAATAAG cctccctccccctcccaacCAGCTTTCAACCTCCCGCCTCCTGCTTTCACCAGCCACACTCCCAAGAGCAAAGACCCTCCCCGTTACGAGGAGGCCGTCAGGCAGACACGTGGACTCCGGACATCTGTACAG GTTCCCACAGCCACCAGCCAGCAGATGGATGACCTGTTTGATATACTGATTGAAAGTGGAG AGATCTCACCCTTCATTAAGGAGGAACCACCCTGCTCGACTAAGATGCTAACCGCCAACATCACGATGCTGCCTGTCGCCACCGCGCAGTCTCGCCCCCCGGCTCAGGTGcagactgcaccccctccatcccGTCTTACAGCGCTGGCCTCGGATCAACAGCTGGAGGCCCTGCTGGAGGCTGCGGAGTCACCAGGGTTGCGCTTGATGGAGGACCTACTGGAGCAACCAGAATCCCCGATGGAGACCTCGGAGCTGAACTTTGCAGAGCCGCCTCCCACCTCCACCTTTGACCTCCAAGACACCCGCCTGGACAGCATGGACTGGCTGGACCTAACAGTTCCCGTGCCCCCAGGGTCTCTCGGGGCACTGGAGGTGCCCCCAGGGGGAGGTGTCTTCTCCTCGGAACTCCTCGACAACGCCCATGACCTCCAGCTTCACTGGAGCTGA